The following coding sequences are from one Gammaproteobacteria bacterium window:
- a CDS encoding transposase: protein ANIGTNKRLNRFSLRGKKKVQSQWQLCCMVHNIEKLANYGGLAA, encoded by the coding sequence TGCAAACATAGGCACGAATAAGCGGTTGAACCGTTTTAGTTTGCGAGGTAAAAAGAAGGTGCAAAGCCAATGGCAGCTTTGCTGTATGGTGCATAACATAGAGAAGTTGGCCAATTATGGTGGATTAGCAGCGTAA